A window of the Bradyrhizobium ottawaense genome harbors these coding sequences:
- the polA gene encoding DNA polymerase I, with translation MPKTAPKAAAKPDAVKSLKKGDHVFLVDGSSYIFRAYHALPPLNRKSDGLQVNAVLGFCNMLWKLLRDMPEDNRPTHLAIIFDKSEITFRNKLYPDYKAHRPPAPDDLIPQFGLIRDAVRAFDLPCLEQGGFEADDLIATYAREAGERGATAIIVSSDKDLMQLVTDKVTMYDTMKDRRIGIAEVIEKFGVPPEKVVEVQALAGDSTDNVPGVPGIGIKTAAQLIVEYGDLETLLKRAGEIKQPKRREALIENAEKARISRKLVLLDDKVALDVPLDELAVHEPDARKLIAFLKAMEFSTLTRRVADYSQIDPSDVEADAASKSGANAASPSPAAAKAGGANAASPSPAAAKAGGATGDLFASPPATAKPGADRQDKAASVKGTPISLAAARAEAARKLPVDRTKYKTVRSLDELKAWIIRAWDAGTFAIDAQANTDDPMQSDIIGIALALGPNDACYVPLAHKQSGGGAGLFDAGLAPDQIKAADALAALKPLLESAGVLKIGFNIKFNAVMLAQHGITVRDLDDAQLMSYALDAGRNSHALDALAERWLGHAMIAYGDLVGSGKNKLGFDQVAIDRATEYSAEIADVIWRLSRLLKPRLVAEHMNVVYETLERPLVSVLARMERRGISIDRQVLSRLSGEFAQTAARVEAEIQEIAGEPINVGSPKQLGDIIFGKMGLPGGSKTKTGAWSTSAQVLDELAEQGHEFPKKILEWRQVSKLKSTYTDALPEYVHPQTHRVHTTYALAATTTGRLSSNEPNLQNIPVRTEDGRKIRRAFVATPGHKLVSADYSQIELRLLAEIADIPVLKQAFRDGLDIHAMTASEMFGVPIKDMPSEVRRRAKAINFGIIYGISAFGLANQLGIAREEASAYIKKYFERFPGIRAYMDATRDFCRANGYVETLFGRKCHYPDIRASNASHRAFNERAAINARLQGSAADIIRRAMTRMEDALAEKNLSAQMLLQVHDELIFEVPDKEVAATLPVVQHVMQDAPFPAVLLSVPLQVDARAANNWDEAH, from the coding sequence ATGCCGAAAACAGCCCCCAAAGCCGCCGCAAAGCCCGACGCCGTCAAATCCCTCAAGAAGGGCGACCATGTCTTTCTGGTCGACGGTTCCTCCTACATTTTCCGCGCCTATCACGCGCTGCCGCCGCTGAACCGCAAATCCGACGGACTGCAGGTCAATGCCGTGCTCGGCTTCTGCAACATGCTGTGGAAGCTGTTGCGCGACATGCCCGAGGATAACCGGCCGACCCACCTGGCGATCATTTTCGACAAGTCGGAGATCACCTTCCGCAACAAGCTTTATCCGGATTACAAGGCGCACCGGCCGCCGGCGCCGGACGATCTGATCCCGCAATTCGGGTTGATCCGCGACGCCGTGCGCGCCTTCGACCTGCCCTGCCTGGAACAAGGCGGCTTCGAGGCCGACGACCTGATCGCGACCTACGCCCGCGAGGCCGGCGAACGCGGCGCCACCGCGATCATCGTATCGTCAGACAAGGATCTGATGCAGCTCGTCACCGACAAGGTGACCATGTACGACACCATGAAAGACCGCCGCATCGGCATCGCAGAGGTGATCGAAAAGTTCGGCGTACCGCCCGAGAAGGTCGTCGAGGTGCAGGCGCTGGCCGGCGATTCCACCGACAACGTGCCCGGCGTGCCCGGTATCGGCATCAAGACCGCGGCACAACTGATCGTCGAATATGGCGACCTCGAAACGCTGCTGAAGCGCGCCGGCGAGATCAAGCAGCCGAAGCGCCGCGAAGCCCTGATCGAGAACGCCGAGAAGGCGCGGATTTCGCGAAAACTCGTGCTGCTCGACGACAAGGTCGCGCTCGACGTGCCGCTCGACGAACTCGCGGTGCACGAGCCTGACGCGCGCAAGCTGATCGCCTTCCTCAAGGCGATGGAATTCTCCACCCTGACCCGCCGCGTCGCCGACTATTCGCAGATCGACCCTTCCGATGTGGAAGCGGATGCGGCCAGCAAGAGCGGCGCCAATGCCGCCTCGCCTTCGCCTGCCGCGGCCAAGGCCGGCGGCGCCAATGCCGCCTCGCCTTCGCCTGCCGCGGCCAAGGCCGGCGGCGCCACCGGCGACCTGTTTGCGAGCCCGCCCGCTACCGCCAAGCCCGGCGCCGACAGGCAGGACAAGGCCGCGAGCGTCAAGGGCACGCCGATTTCGCTTGCCGCCGCCCGCGCAGAGGCGGCGCGTAAACTGCCGGTCGATCGGACCAAGTACAAGACCGTCCGCAGCCTCGACGAACTCAAGGCCTGGATCATCAGAGCCTGGGACGCCGGCACATTTGCGATCGATGCCCAGGCGAATACCGACGACCCGATGCAGTCCGACATCATCGGCATCGCGCTGGCGCTGGGGCCGAACGATGCCTGCTACGTACCGCTGGCCCACAAGCAGTCCGGCGGCGGTGCCGGCCTGTTCGACGCCGGCCTCGCGCCGGACCAGATCAAGGCCGCCGATGCACTGGCGGCGCTGAAGCCGCTGCTGGAGTCGGCCGGGGTTCTCAAGATCGGCTTCAACATCAAGTTCAACGCCGTGATGCTGGCACAGCACGGCATCACCGTGCGCGACCTCGACGACGCCCAGTTGATGTCCTACGCGCTCGATGCCGGGCGCAATTCGCATGCGCTCGATGCGCTGGCCGAACGCTGGCTCGGCCATGCCATGATTGCCTACGGCGATCTTGTCGGCAGCGGCAAGAACAAGCTCGGCTTCGATCAGGTCGCGATCGACAGAGCGACCGAATACTCGGCCGAGATCGCCGACGTGATCTGGCGGCTGTCGCGGCTGTTGAAGCCGCGCCTCGTCGCCGAGCACATGAACGTGGTCTACGAGACGCTGGAGCGGCCACTGGTCAGCGTGCTGGCGCGAATGGAGCGGCGCGGCATCTCGATCGACCGACAGGTCTTGTCGCGGCTGTCGGGCGAATTCGCCCAGACCGCGGCACGGGTCGAGGCTGAAATTCAGGAAATCGCGGGCGAGCCGATCAATGTCGGCAGTCCGAAGCAGCTCGGCGACATCATCTTCGGCAAGATGGGATTGCCGGGCGGCAGCAAGACCAAGACCGGGGCATGGTCGACCTCGGCGCAGGTGCTCGACGAACTCGCCGAGCAGGGCCACGAATTCCCGAAGAAGATTCTGGAGTGGCGGCAGGTATCGAAACTGAAATCGACCTATACCGATGCGCTGCCGGAATATGTTCATCCGCAGACCCATCGCGTGCACACCACCTACGCGCTAGCGGCGACCACCACGGGGCGCCTCTCGTCCAACGAGCCCAACCTGCAGAACATTCCTGTTCGTACCGAGGACGGCCGCAAGATCCGCCGCGCCTTTGTCGCCACGCCCGGCCACAAGCTGGTGTCGGCGGATTATTCCCAAATCGAATTGCGGCTGCTGGCCGAGATCGCCGACATCCCGGTGCTGAAGCAGGCGTTCCGCGACGGGCTCGACATTCACGCCATGACGGCGTCCGAAATGTTCGGCGTGCCGATCAAGGACATGCCGAGCGAGGTGCGGCGCCGGGCCAAGGCGATCAATTTCGGCATCATCTACGGCATCTCGGCGTTCGGTCTGGCCAACCAGCTCGGCATCGCCCGCGAGGAAGCTTCCGCCTACATCAAGAAGTATTTCGAGCGCTTTCCGGGCATCCGCGCCTACATGGATGCGACGCGCGATTTCTGCCGCGCCAACGGCTACGTTGAGACGCTGTTCGGGCGGAAATGTCATTACCCCGATATCAGGGCCTCCAACGCCTCGCATCGCGCCTTCAACGAGCGCGCCGCGATCAACGCGCGATTGCAGGGCTCTGCGGCCGACATCATCCGCCGCGCCATGACCCGGATGGAAGACGCGCTCGCCGAAAAGAACCTCTCGGCGCAGATGCTGTTGCAAGTCCACGACGAACTGATCTTCGAAGTGCCCGACAAGGAGGTGGCGGCGACGCTGCCGGTGGTGCAGCACGTCATGCAGGACGCGCCGTTCCCCGCGGTGCTGCTCTCGGTGCCGCTGCAGGTAGACGCGCGGGCGGCGAACAATTGGGACGAGGCGCATTAG
- a CDS encoding acyltransferase family protein produces MTINGTSAMSERPAFAGAAARPVRVDWVDYAKGVCIVMVVMMHSVLGVEAAAGQTGFMHLFVMFAKPFRMPDFFLISGLFLSVVIDRDWRTYLDRKVVHFAYFYLLWVTIQFGFKAPSFAAETSWHHVGYLYLESFIEPFGTLWFIYLLPIFFVVTKLSRRIPPLAIWLVAAALETAHIATGWTVVDEFCARFVYFYSGYWAAAYVFALSDRARARPALALAGLALWALVNGGLVASDISEWPLVSLALGFAGACAIIVIGTLLARAHRLNFLRYCGEHSIVIYLAFFLPMAATRTLLLRSGLIGDIGTVSLIVTIAGVAGALAIWRLALALHANFLFERPDAFWIAPKKPEPALQAAE; encoded by the coding sequence ATGACCATAAACGGCACATCCGCTATGTCAGAGCGTCCCGCATTTGCGGGGGCAGCCGCGCGGCCCGTCCGTGTCGATTGGGTCGACTATGCCAAGGGCGTATGCATCGTCATGGTCGTGATGATGCATTCGGTGCTGGGCGTGGAGGCCGCGGCCGGCCAGACCGGTTTCATGCACCTGTTCGTGATGTTCGCCAAACCGTTCCGGATGCCGGATTTCTTCCTGATTTCAGGGCTTTTCCTCTCCGTCGTGATCGACCGCGACTGGCGCACCTATCTCGACCGCAAGGTCGTCCACTTCGCCTATTTCTACCTGCTGTGGGTGACGATCCAGTTCGGCTTCAAGGCGCCATCGTTTGCCGCCGAAACCAGCTGGCATCATGTCGGCTACCTGTATCTGGAATCCTTTATCGAGCCGTTCGGCACCTTGTGGTTCATTTATCTGCTGCCGATCTTCTTCGTCGTCACGAAACTGTCACGCCGAATCCCGCCGCTGGCGATCTGGCTCGTGGCAGCGGCACTCGAGACGGCGCATATCGCCACCGGCTGGACCGTGGTCGACGAATTCTGCGCGCGCTTCGTCTATTTCTATTCCGGCTATTGGGCTGCCGCTTACGTGTTCGCGCTGTCGGACCGGGCGCGGGCGCGGCCTGCGCTCGCTCTCGCAGGGCTGGCGCTGTGGGCGCTCGTCAATGGCGGTCTGGTCGCATCTGATATCAGCGAGTGGCCCCTCGTTTCGCTGGCGCTCGGGTTTGCGGGAGCCTGCGCCATCATCGTGATCGGCACGCTGCTGGCGCGGGCGCACCGGCTCAACTTCCTGCGCTATTGCGGCGAACATTCCATCGTCATCTATCTCGCCTTCTTCCTGCCGATGGCGGCGACCCGCACGCTGCTGCTGCGCAGCGGGCTGATCGGCGACATCGGCACGGTCTCGCTGATCGTGACTATCGCAGGCGTCGCCGGCGCACTGGCGATCTGGCGGCTGGCACTGGCACTGCACGCCAACTTCCTGTTCGAGCGTCCCGACGCATTCTGGATCGCGCCGAAAAAGCCGGAACCGGCGCTGCAAGCGGCGGAGTAG
- a CDS encoding UDP-glucose dehydrogenase family protein → MRIAMIGTGYVGLVSGACFADFGHQVTCVDKDAGKIAALLRGEIPIFEPGLDDLVASNVKAKRLDFTTDLTGPVAEADAVFIAVGTPSRRGDGHADLTYVHSAAREIAAALSGFTVVVTKSTVPVGTGDEVERLIRETNPSADVAVASNPEFLREGAAIRDFKFPDRIVVGTSDERARKVMGDIYRPLSLNQAPLMFTARRTAELIKYAANAFLATKITFINEIADLSEKVGANVQEVARGIGLDNRIGSKFLHAGPGFGGSCFPKDTRALVKIALDHDVQLRIVEAVLGVNDNRKRAMARKVANAVGGNLRGKTVAVLGLTFKPDTDDMREAPSIPLVTGLLDMGAKVRAHDPVGMEQARKELPDIEYCEDPYECVRGADALVIVTEWVQFRALDLDRIKSAMAQPVVVDLRNIYRADDMAAHGFVYESIGRGVEPGL, encoded by the coding sequence ATGCGCATTGCCATGATTGGGACGGGCTATGTGGGGCTGGTATCCGGCGCCTGCTTTGCCGATTTCGGCCACCAGGTAACCTGCGTGGACAAGGATGCCGGCAAGATCGCTGCATTGCTCAGAGGCGAGATCCCGATTTTCGAACCCGGCCTCGATGACTTGGTGGCGTCCAACGTCAAGGCCAAGCGGCTCGACTTCACCACCGACCTGACCGGGCCGGTCGCGGAAGCCGATGCGGTGTTCATCGCGGTCGGTACGCCGTCGCGGCGCGGCGATGGTCACGCCGACCTCACTTACGTGCACAGCGCCGCCCGCGAGATCGCCGCCGCATTGTCCGGCTTTACCGTGGTCGTCACCAAATCGACCGTGCCGGTCGGCACCGGCGACGAAGTCGAGCGGCTAATCCGCGAAACCAATCCCTCGGCCGACGTCGCGGTCGCCTCCAATCCGGAGTTCCTGCGCGAGGGTGCTGCGATCCGCGATTTCAAGTTTCCGGATCGCATCGTGGTCGGCACCTCGGACGAGCGCGCCCGCAAGGTGATGGGCGACATCTACCGGCCGCTGTCGCTGAACCAGGCGCCGCTGATGTTCACCGCGCGGCGGACCGCGGAGCTGATCAAATACGCGGCCAACGCATTTCTCGCCACCAAGATCACCTTCATCAACGAGATCGCCGATCTCTCCGAAAAGGTCGGCGCCAACGTACAGGAAGTCGCGCGCGGCATCGGGCTCGACAACCGCATCGGCTCGAAGTTCCTGCACGCCGGACCGGGTTTTGGCGGCTCCTGCTTTCCGAAGGATACCCGGGCGCTGGTCAAGATCGCGCTCGATCACGATGTGCAGTTGCGGATCGTCGAGGCCGTGCTCGGCGTCAACGACAACCGCAAGCGCGCGATGGCGCGCAAGGTCGCCAACGCGGTGGGCGGCAATCTGCGCGGCAAGACCGTCGCGGTGCTCGGTCTGACCTTCAAGCCGGATACCGACGACATGCGCGAGGCGCCGTCGATTCCGCTGGTCACCGGGCTGCTCGACATGGGGGCCAAGGTGCGCGCCCACGATCCGGTCGGCATGGAACAGGCGCGCAAGGAACTGCCCGATATCGAATATTGCGAGGACCCCTATGAGTGCGTGCGCGGCGCCGACGCGCTGGTGATCGTCACCGAGTGGGTGCAGTTTCGCGCGCTCGACCTCGACCGGATCAAGAGCGCGATGGCGCAGCCCGTCGTGGTCGACCTGCGCAACATCTACCGCGCCGACGACATGGCGGCCCACGGCTTCGTCTACGAGAGCATCGGGCGGGGCGTCGAGCCGGGACTGTAG
- the hrpB gene encoding ATP-dependent helicase HrpB yields the protein MPRTFDTPLPIDVVLDELAYTLAGHNAAVLVAPPGAGKTTRVPLALLDAPWLKGKKIIMLEPRRIAARASAERMAKTLGERAGETVGYRVRFGSKISRATRIEVVTEGIFSRQILDDPELNGVAAVLFDEFHERSLDADLGLALARDAQTGLREDLRILVMSATLDGARVAKLLGDAPVVASEGRAFPVETRYLGRKPDAPLERQMADAIASALRADPGSVLAFLPGAAEIRRTQNFLSERVHDASIEIVPLFGALDAAVQDRAIAPAPKGQRKVVLATSIAETSLTIEGVRIVVDSGMARVPRYEPDIGLTRLETVRASRAAVDQRRGRAGRTEPGVCYRLWDEPQTASLAAYTQPEILSADLSSLVLDLAQWGVSDPTTLAFLDPPPAPALKEANSLLSELGALDGDGRITAEGQSLRALALPPRLARMIVDSHRLGAGEEAASIAAILTERGLGGDSVDLDVRLDQFRRDRSQRASSARSLAQRWASQVASTEGAPAEDTAPPTGIMLAFAFPDRVARNRGNGSFVLANGRGAAVEQTSSLARAPYIAVGELTGTAAQGRILLAASITQADIELRFAGQIENAEEVSFDRAAMALRARRKKTLHAITLSEAPMALSPSAETARIFAAGLIGAGFDKLPWSKSLQQWRDRVTFLRKAEGDSWPDLSDAALAAESENWLVPVLYDKISLKEVSAGDLSDALMGLLPWELRARLEREAPTHFEAPTGTMLAIDYEAEQGPTIAVRLQELFGLNTHPSIAKGAMPLVLELLSPAQRPVQVTRDLPGFWRGSYAAVRSDLRGRYPRHPWPEDPASALPTRRVKPRGT from the coding sequence TTGCCTCGCACTTTCGATACGCCGCTTCCGATCGACGTCGTGCTCGATGAGCTCGCGTACACGCTGGCCGGCCATAACGCCGCGGTGCTGGTGGCGCCGCCGGGCGCCGGCAAGACTACGCGAGTGCCGCTGGCGCTGCTCGACGCGCCCTGGCTGAAGGGCAAGAAGATCATCATGCTGGAGCCGCGCCGGATTGCGGCGCGCGCCAGTGCCGAACGCATGGCGAAGACACTCGGCGAGCGCGCCGGCGAGACGGTGGGCTATCGCGTTCGCTTCGGCTCGAAGATTTCGCGCGCGACCCGGATCGAGGTCGTGACCGAGGGTATCTTCTCGCGGCAAATTCTCGATGACCCCGAACTCAACGGCGTTGCCGCCGTGCTGTTCGACGAATTTCACGAGCGCTCGCTCGATGCCGATCTGGGCCTGGCGCTGGCGCGCGACGCCCAGACCGGCTTGCGCGAGGATTTGCGCATTCTGGTGATGTCGGCGACGCTCGACGGCGCGCGGGTCGCCAAGTTGCTCGGCGATGCGCCGGTCGTCGCCAGCGAGGGCCGCGCCTTTCCGGTCGAGACGCGCTATCTCGGCCGCAAGCCCGATGCGCCGCTGGAGCGGCAGATGGCGGATGCCATTGCGTCAGCGCTGCGTGCCGATCCCGGCTCGGTGCTGGCCTTCCTGCCAGGCGCCGCCGAAATCCGCCGCACCCAGAATTTCCTCAGCGAACGCGTTCACGACGCCAGCATCGAGATCGTGCCGCTGTTCGGTGCGCTCGATGCCGCCGTGCAGGATCGCGCCATCGCGCCGGCGCCAAAGGGCCAACGCAAGGTGGTGCTGGCGACATCCATTGCCGAGACCTCGCTGACCATCGAAGGCGTCCGCATCGTCGTCGATTCCGGCATGGCGCGGGTGCCGCGCTACGAGCCGGACATCGGCCTGACGCGGCTGGAAACCGTGCGGGCCTCGCGCGCCGCGGTCGATCAGCGCCGTGGCCGCGCCGGCCGCACCGAACCCGGGGTGTGTTACCGGCTGTGGGACGAGCCGCAGACCGCCTCGCTGGCGGCCTACACCCAACCCGAAATTCTTTCCGCCGACCTGTCCTCGCTGGTGCTCGATCTCGCGCAATGGGGCGTCAGCGACCCGACGACGCTGGCGTTTCTCGACCCACCGCCGGCGCCGGCACTGAAGGAAGCGAACAGCCTGCTCAGCGAGCTCGGCGCGCTCGACGGCGATGGCCGGATCACCGCGGAGGGGCAAAGCCTGCGCGCGCTGGCGCTGCCGCCGCGGCTGGCGCGCATGATCGTGGATTCGCACCGGCTCGGCGCCGGCGAGGAGGCGGCCTCGATCGCCGCCATCCTGACCGAACGCGGCCTCGGCGGCGACAGCGTCGATCTCGATGTCCGGCTCGATCAGTTTCGCCGCGACCGTTCGCAGCGCGCCTCCAGCGCACGGAGTCTCGCGCAGCGCTGGGCCTCGCAGGTAGCCTCAACCGAGGGAGCGCCCGCCGAAGACACTGCGCCACCCACCGGCATCATGCTGGCGTTTGCCTTTCCCGACCGGGTCGCGCGCAACCGCGGCAACGGCAGCTTCGTGCTTGCCAACGGCCGCGGCGCCGCGGTCGAGCAGACCTCGTCGCTGGCGCGCGCGCCCTATATCGCGGTCGGCGAACTCACAGGCACGGCGGCGCAGGGGCGAATTCTACTGGCGGCGTCGATCACGCAAGCCGATATCGAGCTGCGCTTCGCCGGCCAGATCGAAAACGCCGAAGAAGTTTCGTTCGATCGTGCGGCGATGGCGCTGCGCGCGCGCCGCAAAAAGACGCTGCACGCGATCACGTTGTCGGAAGCGCCGATGGCGCTGTCGCCGTCGGCGGAAACGGCGCGCATTTTTGCCGCCGGACTGATCGGCGCAGGATTCGACAAATTGCCATGGTCGAAATCGCTGCAACAATGGCGCGACCGCGTCACCTTCCTGCGCAAGGCGGAAGGCGATAGCTGGCCCGATCTGTCGGATGCGGCGCTGGCGGCCGAATCCGAGAACTGGCTGGTGCCTGTTCTCTACGACAAGATTTCGCTGAAAGAGGTTTCGGCCGGCGATCTCTCGGATGCGCTGATGGGGCTGTTGCCGTGGGAGCTGCGCGCCCGGCTGGAGCGCGAAGCGCCGACGCACTTCGAAGCGCCGACCGGCACCATGCTGGCGATCGACTACGAGGCCGAGCAGGGGCCGACGATTGCGGTCCGGTTGCAGGAACTGTTCGGGCTCAACACCCACCCCTCGATCGCCAAGGGCGCGATGCCGCTGGTGCTGGAACTGCTGTCGCCGGCGCAGCGGCCGGTCCAGGTGACGCGCGATCTGCCGGGTTTCTGGCGCGGCAGCTACGCCGCCGTTCGCTCCGATTTGCGCGGCCGCTATCCCCGGCACCCCTGGCCGGAAGACCCCGCCAGCGCGC